One region of Microbacterium sp. M28 genomic DNA includes:
- the rnpA gene encoding ribonuclease P protein component: MLARPHRLTRGDDYRMVVRRGSRCGGVRVVTSILTTSDAERAARFGFIISKQVGNAVIRNTVRRRLKAVCAELLPVVPQGTDVVIRALPASATASFAELRTDVQRCVTRLTRPVAP, translated from the coding sequence GTGCTCGCCCGTCCGCATCGTCTGACCCGTGGTGATGACTACCGAATGGTGGTCAGGCGCGGTTCGCGGTGCGGCGGTGTCCGTGTCGTCACGTCGATTCTCACGACGTCGGATGCGGAGCGAGCAGCCCGGTTCGGGTTCATCATCAGTAAGCAGGTGGGGAACGCTGTGATCCGCAACACCGTGCGTCGACGGCTCAAAGCCGTCTGTGCCGAGTTGCTGCCAGTGGTCCCTCAGGGCACGGATGTCGTCATCCGTGCCCTTCCTGCATCCGCGACGGCTTCGTTCGCGGAACTGCGTACGGATGTGCAGCGCTGCGTCACCCGTTTGACGCGACCGGTGGCG